From the Solanum pennellii chromosome 4, SPENNV200 genome, one window contains:
- the LOC107015772 gene encoding uncharacterized protein LOC107015772 isoform X2 gives MLSRISRFRHTGSCALPSLLPVAVSGPHLSENFLFGSVGFSKDDEAISTPTKLFFISGSWSQFCYSTNAAVHTQNPLLSNFLIKSLGFSRYEANVVAAKLNSVKAPKNPDLVIKFFQEMGLERTEIKKLVSITPRLLFSDVNRTLKPKFQCLREVRVSGSDLVDLFLADGKALYSAVGSHLRSNLDFLRKLVSNEETLVKLIKRSPYLLAVNGPKIFEPKILLLQKSGFSDAQIEKLILQKPRILQQKFEWLEKILHKAEKDLQISPTSGMFMYGVLAVIALGKSTVENKMGVFRSCGWCDQDIMTVFRKQPLCLAMSEARILRALDVFTRVIGCKPEYLISNPALLMLSLDKRVIPRNQVLKVLEEKKLVQKVSFSRAMYISEPMFRSKFVLPYKDEIPNLYESYVTCVRR, from the exons ATGCTTTCTCGAATCTCTAGGTTTCGACATACGGGCAGCTGTGCCTTACCTTCTCTGTTACCAGTTGCTGTTTCCGGGCCTCATTTATCTGAAAACTTTCTCTTTGGTTCAGTTGGATTTTCTAAAGATGATGAAGCAATTTCTACTCCTACCAAG CTGTTTTTCATTAGTGGATCATGGTCTCAGTTTTGCTACTCAACAAATGCGGCCGTTCACACTCAGAACCCTCTCTTGTCGAACTTCCTCATCAAATCACTGGGATTCTCCAGATATGAAGCAAATGTTGTAGCTGCCAAGTTGAACAGCGTGAAAGCACCTAAGAATCCTGATTTGGTAATCAAATTCTTCCAAGAGATGGGTTTAGAACGGACGGAGATCAAGAAATTAGTTTCTATTACACCGAGACTGCTTTTTTCTGATGTAAACAGAACCCTTAAACCCAAGTTTCAGTGTCTGCGAGAAGTGAGGGTATCTGGATCTGACCTAGTTGATCTCTTCCTAGCAGACGGAAAAGCTTTGTATAGTGCAGTAGGTTCTCATTTGAGGTCTAATTTGGATTTTCTTAGGAAACTAGTTAGTAATGAGGAAACTTTGGTTAAACTTATAAAGAGGTCACCTTATTTACTTGCTGTCAATGgtccaaaaatatttgaaccCAAAATATTGTTGTTGCAGAAATCTGGTTTTTCAGATGCCCAGATCGAGAAACTTATACTTCAGAAACCACGTATACTTCAACAAAAATTCGAGTGGCTGGAGAAGATATTAcacaaagctgaaaaggatttACAGATTTCTCCCACATCTGGAATGTTCATGTACGGAGTTCTTGCAGTTATCGCACTAGGTAAGTCAACAGTGGAAAACAAAATGGGAGTTTTCAGGAGTTGTGGATGGTGTGATCAGGATATAATGACTGTGTTCAGAAAGCAACCCCTCTGTTTGGCTATGTCAGAAGCTAGAATTCTGCGAGCATTGGACGTTTTCACGAGGGTAATCGGATGTAAACCAGAATACTTGATTAGTAATCCTGCGCTTCTAATGCTTAGTCTGGacaagagagtgattcctagaAATCAAGTACTGAAAGTTTTAGAGGAGAAGAAGCTGGTACAGAAAGTATCTTTTTCTCGAGCTATGTATATATCTGAACCTATGTTTCGTTCAAAATTCGTGCTTCCTTACAAGGATGAGATACCTAATCTATATGAGTCATATGTGACATGTGTGAGACGTTAG
- the LOC107015772 gene encoding uncharacterized protein LOC107015772 isoform X1, whose product MLSRISRFRHTGSCALPSLLPVAVSGPHLSENFLFGSVGFSKDDEAISTPTKFWYIGIWQLFFISGSWSQFCYSTNAAVHTQNPLLSNFLIKSLGFSRYEANVVAAKLNSVKAPKNPDLVIKFFQEMGLERTEIKKLVSITPRLLFSDVNRTLKPKFQCLREVRVSGSDLVDLFLADGKALYSAVGSHLRSNLDFLRKLVSNEETLVKLIKRSPYLLAVNGPKIFEPKILLLQKSGFSDAQIEKLILQKPRILQQKFEWLEKILHKAEKDLQISPTSGMFMYGVLAVIALGKSTVENKMGVFRSCGWCDQDIMTVFRKQPLCLAMSEARILRALDVFTRVIGCKPEYLISNPALLMLSLDKRVIPRNQVLKVLEEKKLVQKVSFSRAMYISEPMFRSKFVLPYKDEIPNLYESYVTCVRR is encoded by the exons ATGCTTTCTCGAATCTCTAGGTTTCGACATACGGGCAGCTGTGCCTTACCTTCTCTGTTACCAGTTGCTGTTTCCGGGCCTCATTTATCTGAAAACTTTCTCTTTGGTTCAGTTGGATTTTCTAAAGATGATGAAGCAATTTCTACTCCTACCAAG ttttggtACATTGGCATTTGGCAGCTGTTTTTCATTAGTGGATCATGGTCTCAGTTTTGCTACTCAACAAATGCGGCCGTTCACACTCAGAACCCTCTCTTGTCGAACTTCCTCATCAAATCACTGGGATTCTCCAGATATGAAGCAAATGTTGTAGCTGCCAAGTTGAACAGCGTGAAAGCACCTAAGAATCCTGATTTGGTAATCAAATTCTTCCAAGAGATGGGTTTAGAACGGACGGAGATCAAGAAATTAGTTTCTATTACACCGAGACTGCTTTTTTCTGATGTAAACAGAACCCTTAAACCCAAGTTTCAGTGTCTGCGAGAAGTGAGGGTATCTGGATCTGACCTAGTTGATCTCTTCCTAGCAGACGGAAAAGCTTTGTATAGTGCAGTAGGTTCTCATTTGAGGTCTAATTTGGATTTTCTTAGGAAACTAGTTAGTAATGAGGAAACTTTGGTTAAACTTATAAAGAGGTCACCTTATTTACTTGCTGTCAATGgtccaaaaatatttgaaccCAAAATATTGTTGTTGCAGAAATCTGGTTTTTCAGATGCCCAGATCGAGAAACTTATACTTCAGAAACCACGTATACTTCAACAAAAATTCGAGTGGCTGGAGAAGATATTAcacaaagctgaaaaggatttACAGATTTCTCCCACATCTGGAATGTTCATGTACGGAGTTCTTGCAGTTATCGCACTAGGTAAGTCAACAGTGGAAAACAAAATGGGAGTTTTCAGGAGTTGTGGATGGTGTGATCAGGATATAATGACTGTGTTCAGAAAGCAACCCCTCTGTTTGGCTATGTCAGAAGCTAGAATTCTGCGAGCATTGGACGTTTTCACGAGGGTAATCGGATGTAAACCAGAATACTTGATTAGTAATCCTGCGCTTCTAATGCTTAGTCTGGacaagagagtgattcctagaAATCAAGTACTGAAAGTTTTAGAGGAGAAGAAGCTGGTACAGAAAGTATCTTTTTCTCGAGCTATGTATATATCTGAACCTATGTTTCGTTCAAAATTCGTGCTTCCTTACAAGGATGAGATACCTAATCTATATGAGTCATATGTGACATGTGTGAGACGTTAG
- the LOC107017630 gene encoding uncharacterized protein LOC107017630 produces the protein MDSFFSKGFKAAKCKTMLKLTIPRIKLLRNRREFQLKQMRKEIAKLLETGQEATARIRVEHIIREEKMMAAQEIVELFCELISVRLPIIEAQRECPLDLKEAISSVCFAAPRCADLPELLQVQMMFAGKYGKEFIAAATELMPECGVNRQLIELLSIRAPAPDVKMKLLKEIAEEHQLDWDPSASETELLKSHEDLLNGPTQFVSGAKVPLPKERFDEVQHSASDQVFDKQTESEADFDLDFPEVPKQPLRPSTGGVSAPEMLPFPASALSDSDEEVGKPSEDGELKSHKQDVEQDELLQEKVVSKDFGSADSLSAPEEEKQFLPFMVPPPKSSPLPSTESTTIQSTQLPSATKTKIETDVDLQDVLAAAQAAADSAERAAAAARSAASLAQVRISELTRKRSEEMPVSPSENPFYAEKQESHILQKPNLDLQRQSSNSDGIPSPLHGSPLEHQVSNIPSYDDSTVGVESPISHIHHPGQGLHQPQRLPSMDDETYYSYPNLFNATNGSNPSSRSQSFKDNIRSSHDK, from the exons ATGGATTCTTTCTTCAGCAAAGGTTTCAAAGCTGCCAAATG TAAAACCATGTTGAAATTGACAATTCCTCGGATCAAACTACTGAGGAATCGTAGGGAGTTTCAGCTGAAGCAGATGAGGAAAGAAATAGCTAAGCTTCTAGAGACTGGTCAGGAAGCTACTGCTCGAATTCGG GTAGAGCATATTAtaagagaagagaaaatgatGGCAGCGCAGGAGATTGTTGAGCTATTCTGTGAGCTTATATCGGTTCGTCTTCCAATTATTGAAGCACAAAG GGAATGCCCTCTAGATCTGAAAGAAGCTATTTCAAGTGTTTGTTTTGCTGCACCAAGATGTGCAGATCTTCCGGAACTGCTGCAGGTTCAGATGATGTTTGCTGGTAAATATGGGAAGGAATTCATTGCTGCTGCTACAGAGCTCATGCCAGAATGCGGAGTCAATCGCCAG TTGATAGAGTTGCTGTCTATTCGAGCTCCTGCTCCTGATGTGAAAATGAAGCTGCTAAAGGAAATTGCGGAGGAGCATCAGCTAGATTGGGATCCAAGTGCTTCTGAAACTGAGCTGTTGAAGTCACATGAGGACTTGCTG AATGGGCCCACACAATTTGTCAGTGGGGCTAAGGTGCCACTTCCCAAAGAAAGGTTTGATGAGGTGCAGCACTCTGCATCAGATCAAGTCTTCGATAAACAAACGGAATCTGAGGCTGATTTTGACTTAGATTTTCCAGAAGTCCCTAAGCAGCCACTACGACCTAGCACTGGTGGAGTTTCAGCCCCTGAAATGCTTCCTTTCCCAGCATCTGCACTATCTGACTCCGATGAGGAGGTAGGCAAGCCTTCTGAAGACGGTGAGCTCAAATCTCACAAACAAGATGTGGAGCAAGATGAACTTTTGCAAGAGAAGGTAGTTTCAAAAGATTTTGGATCAGCTGATAGTTTATCTGCACCGGAAGAAGAGAAACAGTTTTTGCCATTCATGGTTCCCCCGCCAAAATCATCTCCACTCCCCTCTACAGAAAGTACCACAATCCAAAGTACTCAGCTTCCCTCTGCTACAAAGACCAAAATTGAGACTGATGTGGATTTGCAAGACGTATTGGCTGCTGCCCAAGCAGCTGCTGATTCAGCCGAACGTGCAGCTGCTGCTGCTCGCTCAGCAGCTAGCCTTGCTCAGGTTAGAATCAGCGAGCTTACCAGGAAAAGGAGTGAAGAGATGCCTGTAAGTCCCAGTGAAAACCCCTTTTATGCTGAGAAACAAGAATCTCACATCCTACAAAAGCCTAACTTAGACCTCCAACGCCAATCATCAAACTCCGATGGTATCCCCAGCCCACTTCATGGCAGTCCATTGGAACATCAGGTGTCGAATATTCCTTCATATGATGATTCAACAGTAGGTGTTGAGTCTCCCATCTCCCATATTCATCATCCTGGTCAGGGTCTTCACCAACCACAGAGATTGCCTTCCATGGACGATGAGACATATTATTCATACCCCAACCTGTTTAATGCAACAAATGGCTCTAATCCCAGTTCTCGTTCACAGTCGTTCAAAGATAATATCAGGTCTAGTCATGATAAGTGA